The Daphnia pulex isolate KAP4 chromosome 3, ASM2113471v1 genome includes a region encoding these proteins:
- the LOC124189843 gene encoding drebrin-like protein: protein MHFRVVVVSVALVLLLAITSSEAQFQQQEPLESGAIDPAQQQQVAPEVKPHVSILKQINQINKDGSYTYGFEASDGSFRVETRDVNGHVKGRYGYIDEFGEVKAVAYESGTKQGFAPRGQHLPVLPRPSKSGGNIGEDDEFGTDEDWNSVDADQDGQPDPPRPKDQRPVVTTKAPRVTPPPQARPAAPPARLERPEPPVFIPAEPAPQPERPAGRPAFVEAAPQQERPAPRPALIPVEEVPRSFRPFQPFQQQPQFQFQQPQQFQLQPQQFRFQPQFRDDRAEEQQQQFVGPIFPSQFRSIPPGFPQQRSFSPVPFPFQQQPQPTIRE from the exons ATGCATTTTCGC GTTGTAGTAGTGTCTGTGGCTCTGGTTCTCCTGCTGGCCATCACGTCCTCCGAGGCACAGTTTCAGCAACAAGAGCCACTGGAATCTGGAGCCATCGATCcggctcagcagcagcaggtagCGCCGGAAGTCAAACCGCACGTTTCCATCCTCAAGCAAATCAACCAAATCAACAAAGATGGATC GTACACTTATGGTTTCGAGGCTTCGGACGGCAG tttCCGAGTCGAGACCCGTGACGTCAACGGCCACGTCAAGGGAAGATACGG TTACATTGATGAATTTGGCGAAGTGAAAGCGGTCGCCTACGAGTCGGGCACCAAGCAAGGATTTGCGCCGAGAGGCCAGCACTTACCTGTACTCCCACGTCCGTCAAAGAGTGGCGGAAACATCGGAGAAGATGACGAGTTCGGTACAGACGAGGATTGGAACAGCGTGGACGCTGATCAGGACGGACAGCCGGATCCTCCTCGCCCAAAGGATCAGAGACCAGTCGTCACTACCAAAGCCCCACGCGTGACACCACCCCCACAGGCTCGCCCAGCAGCACCGCCGGCCCGTCTCGAGCGACCTGAGCCTCCTGTTTTCATTCCTGCCGAACCCGCTCCTCAACCGGAGCGTCCAGCAGGTCGCCCAGCTTTCGTCGAAGCAGCTCCTCAACAAGAGCGTCCAGCACCTCGTCCAGCTTTGATCCCCGTCGAGGAAGTTCCCCGATCGTTCCGTCCGTTCCAGCCATTCCAGCAGCAACCGCAGTTTCAATTCCAACAGCCGCAACAATTCCAACTCCAGCCGCAGCAGTTCCGATTCCAGCCGCAGTTCCGCGACGACCGCGCGgaagagcaacagcagcagttcgTCGGGCCCATCTTCCCATCTCAGTTCCGTTCCATTCCGCCGGGATTCCCTCAGCAGCGCAGTTTCAGTCCCGTTCCTTTTCCCTTCCAACAGCAGCCCCAGCCAACCATCAGGGAGTAG
- the LOC124191223 gene encoding uncharacterized protein LOC124191223 isoform X2 yields MNYIIHTNLKNIYVCSDHFVTGKPSGEFHKKHVDWAPSINVGSNKTKQFLDGDHQVRNNVAFDKADTPPLIDVETATEDTSNSFDEDVALIEDTLLISDSHPIPSLNDVTTSTETFDALPALNNSSQSIRDVEFTSGDSSLTTSVFVFICCTLTVVCLGE; encoded by the exons ATGAATTACATCATCCAcaccaacttgaaaaatatctatGTGTGTTCGGATCACTTTGTTACAG GAAAGCCGAGTGGAGAATTCCACAAAAAACATGTTGATTGGGCACCCTCTATAAATGTGGGATCAAATAAGACGAAACAATTTCTAG ATGGTGATCATCAAGTACGTAACAATGTTGCTTTTGACAAGGCTGATACACCTCCATTGATAGATGTTGAAACTGCAACTGAAGATACCTCAAACAGTTTCGATGAAGATGTTGCATTAATTGAAGATACACTTCTAATAAGTGATTCTCATCCAATCCCATCCTTGAACGATGTAACAACAAGTACGGAAACT TTTGATGCATTGC CTGCattaaataattcaagtcAATCCATCAGGGACGTCGAATTTACTTCCGGTGATTCATCACTAACAACTTCAGTTTTCGTGTTCATCTGTTGTACCCTTACTGTAGTGTGTTTAGGTGAATAA
- the LOC124189845 gene encoding uncharacterized protein LOC124189845 — MKTFVILALAVCAVSAFPQGRVAVDEVAVEPEAKSTTTPVPIIKQINKVNDDGSYTFGYEAGDGSFRIEKKELNGYVKGKYGYVDEFGVLQVLEYETGKSAGNKTLGFQTSGALNPFPIVVGERTEAQKSKDREYSSVDDNEDGIPDDQEGRARRPVPAAQQPFFIPTETGAPAAGRVERI, encoded by the exons ATGAAAACCTTCGTG ATTTTGGCTCTGGCCGTTTGCGCCGTCTCCGCATTTCCTCAAGGAAGAGTTGCCGTCGATGAAGTGGCCGTCGAGCCCGAAGCCAAGAGCACCACCACACCGGTGCCCATCattaaacaaatcaacaagGTGAACGACGATGGCTCCTACACTTTCGGCTACGAGGCCGGAGATGGCTCCTTCCGTATTGAAAAGAAGGAACTCAACGGCTACGTTAAAG GAAAGTACGGCTACGTCGACGAATTTGGCGTTCTCCAAGTCCTCG AATACGAGACGGGCAAATCGGCTGGAAACAAGACGCTCGGCTTCCAAACCTCCGGAGCTTTGAACCCGTTCCCCATCGTCGTCGGCGAGAGGACCGAGGCCCAGAAATCCAAAGACAGGGAATACTCCAGCGTTGATGACAACGAAGATGGTATCCCCGATGACCAGGAAGGCCGCGCTCGCCGCCCAGTGCCCGCTGCCCAGCAGCCCTTCTTCATCCCGACCGAGACTGGCGCacctgctgctggccgtgtTGAGAGGATttaa
- the LOC124190125 gene encoding cuticle protein 6-like gives MAMKHMMLVVAVLLVAAAYANGQQSTTPVPILKQINRVNDDGSYTYGFEAADGTFKVETRDNLGNVRGKYGYVDETGQLKTIEYAAGQGFEASGAHLPVDGNSAVPLPAAQPITAAHPRRPVARPAPAPTTFRPRPAVVEQPAAPVHHVAPARNLPTPTLSVPSFSNVRQQQPVPQHFDNAIVSNTGNAGRGFSFSFEAPVFHPTTTTPQPFFNQAF, from the exons ATGGCGATGAAACAT atgatgctggttgttgccgTGTTGTTGGTAGCCGCTGCCTACGCCAACGGGCAGCAATCGACGACTCCGGTGCCGATCCTGAAGCAAATCAACCGAGTCAACGACGACGGATCCTACACTTACGGATTCGAGGCCGCCGACGGCACCTTCAAAGTGGAGACCCGCGACAACCTGGGCAACGTCCGAGGCAAGTACGGCTACGTCGACGAGACTGGCCAGCTCAAGACCATCGAGTACGCCGCCGGCCAAGGATTCGAAGCTTCCGGCGCTCACCTTCCCGTCGACGGAAACTCGGCCGTTCCGTTGCCCGCAGCCCAGCCCATCACTGCGGCTCATCCCCGTCGCCCTGTCGCCCGTCCCGCCCCAGCCCCCACCACCTTCCGTCCACGCCCAGCGGTGGTCGAACAGCCAGCAGCTCCCGTTCATCACGTCGCTCCCGCCCGCAACCTCCCGACGCCGACCCTTTCCGTCCCGTCTTTCAGCAATGtcagacagcagcagcccgtCCCTCAACATTTCGACAACGCCATCGTCTCCAACACCGGAAACGCCGGCCGcggattttctttctccttcgaGGCTCCCGTTTTCcatcccaccaccaccactcccCAGCCATTCTTCAACCAAGCTTTCTAG
- the LOC124191223 gene encoding uncharacterized protein LOC124191223 isoform X1, producing MNYIIHTNLKNIYVCSDHFVTGKPSGEFHKKHVDWAPSINVGSNKTKQFLDGDHQVRNNVAFDKADTPPLIDVETATEDTSNSFDEDVALIEDTLLISDSHPIPSLNDVTTSTETFDMTSTADDETIITVETTFDALPALNNSSQSIRDVEFTSGDSSLTTSVFVFICCTLTVVCLGE from the exons ATGAATTACATCATCCAcaccaacttgaaaaatatctatGTGTGTTCGGATCACTTTGTTACAG GAAAGCCGAGTGGAGAATTCCACAAAAAACATGTTGATTGGGCACCCTCTATAAATGTGGGATCAAATAAGACGAAACAATTTCTAG ATGGTGATCATCAAGTACGTAACAATGTTGCTTTTGACAAGGCTGATACACCTCCATTGATAGATGTTGAAACTGCAACTGAAGATACCTCAAACAGTTTCGATGAAGATGTTGCATTAATTGAAGATACACTTCTAATAAGTGATTCTCATCCAATCCCATCCTTGAACGATGTAACAACAAGTACGGAAACTTTTGACATGACTTCAACTGCCGATGATGAAACTATCATAACGGTTGAAACCACCTTTGATGCATTGC CTGCattaaataattcaagtcAATCCATCAGGGACGTCGAATTTACTTCCGGTGATTCATCACTAACAACTTCAGTTTTCGTGTTCATCTGTTGTACCCTTACTGTAGTGTGTTTAGGTGAATAA